A genomic segment from Pectinophora gossypiella chromosome 27, ilPecGoss1.1, whole genome shotgun sequence encodes:
- the LOC126378805 gene encoding uncharacterized protein LOC126378805 produces the protein MDANVFVSKLKADGSKNDLTNLDEVFCDYKELLTKLTAKDRGPFSLNVLCVLCRNLEKAPSWRAQVNCKSLATLSIDCVRECRSLDTAEQVKTLACVYHIHKHVVRQNTPTPPELILKLSYMPFEPDNPLTDYCKTYWNILADRITYIEKLKAGKRAIGKLLQKLTEDVVKVIKMYDTVQFCSTILTFLVKKLHFLYNDTCSTELNQVFGKIFQEISLKPDLKLFKKLPDKETMDVYVKLNDCLYVIAENTSRINFKDSVLNTAIQTAISIVGHRPDMLHCLQTVFLNGFCSILTENPNTAYVETIITSLILTCETAEKLGYIKAMKTTYPYLNQFLRLYLEFVITNSEKRKWRTFFGENLQQSSLKLMSFLLMKLKSCEQILKCDNCPVKSGLHDALRLSFLIKSFISIPVKENMDLSQILPLYHAIILTQYDILQDLCSLGCSNYEKCYRKLQSDVHNTSILLNKSQNFEYSVKLFEMYLKNEIIHFKNENDMRNISRAMYNKSICELDSKQFESALLDAYLSLIFAYPEGLETEKYMSLVMDIKAKALKTKEKDDQTDDNGQFDDLQLITSLDVCAIAIEGKKYGNLKPFFCNLKFSEILKHEFEMYVRLWPSIVPIAGVWKTLYDLSQHDVPWLNAKDENIRGTLYEIVVRTPSVVRTIHSDHYSEIVNELLEKIQDEHDTSAELKVVHATLLFLKAEFDLAEASQKHGWKVTEPSLDPDNLQPIRTLPQEFEATKRAIQAVEMWMDIANDIHTVAVSLLLEHSLKVAQVFVQVLLHLHRMLFGLQLAYVCCAVAQHIGDRETYVRNASAIIYNANRHTEEVAMLISCGSNYCQKLMENDTTLETALVFLGDCAIYYNKIGSTGLAAKLTRALQAKILQYTERYPDKSLNLATGRLLEAQAGLYTRNGPSTLSAVFGVHRHYLTLTNNETKWTTRRLRSSTSRISTSIGGVCSSRLSRRLLLPRRARAAAGAAWPAAAAQAHGCMRAAVTDVHNLQDAQINIDNRLKFILGLPSSTDQPLALETTTKSHLLSTPKQELETMLENLTFKKTQTSPSLPCLSIPGFKIPDFLKHEKHCLCYACDNPFSFILASQTSGLEASMYFRAKEFEIAKNYFEGAFMTLSLAESKLKSFKNGKKFEKFLVDFVDKALIDQFREVELDVLIEAAFFELSQSNYKNSDEYIVRIHENLQENPNVSPYMRTEVLNLLAASAKLRNTVDKRPIDELEAELENLKLSPTRTAEPPKTPETKAEKPPKLSKIKVKDEEVPNTKRRVIKLNLDDTNSDEKETVKTKRVSKRNEFKIPVPVTSKPVLESITPIPRRRKPDLLVTQPSLDLPGSSILDFATPKPKTGNHTEFFTPMDTPEQFFTPMSTLKTYTKRTLRQGIVKNLETEFATPKSEAKKQSENTFDQLKTQKVPTKETEKENSEKSNSEIAKVKAKVESGSVKSLKDKRTLKRATSPGKLDKVDRKPTRSSRLRQPAKFNLDDNEKK, from the exons atggaTGCGAACGTATTTGTGTCGAAATTGAAAGCGGACGGGTCAAAAAATGACTTGACCAATCTGGATGAAGTTTTTTGTGATTACAAGGAATTATTGACTAAATTGACGGCAAAGGACCGAGGGCCCTTCTCTTTGAATGTACTTTGTGTATTATGCAG GAACCTAGAAAAGGCGCCATCTTGGCGGGCCCAGGTCAACTGTAAATCATTGGCAACACTGAGCATTGACTGTGTTAGAGAATGCCGGAGCTTGGATACCGCTGAGCAGGTTAAGACGTTGGCCTGCGTGTATCATATACACAAACATGTTGTGAGACAG AACACACCAACTCCACCGGAACTCATACTCAAACTTTCATACATGCCGTTTGAACCGGACAACCCTTTAACAGACTACTGCAAGACATACTGGAACATCCTCGCTGACCGCATCACTTACATAGAAAAACTTAAAGCGGGCAAACGGGCCATTGGAAAACTTCTACAAAAACTCACCGAAGATGTAGTCAAAGTCATCAAAATGTATGACACTGTGCAGTTTTGTTCGACAATATTAACTTTTCTGGTAAAAAAATTGCATTTCCTCTACAACGATACGTGTTCAACCGAATTGAACCAAGTATTCGGGAAGATTTTTCAAGAGATCTCTCTAAAACCTGACTTGAAACTGTTTAAGAAGTTGCCTGACAAGGAAACTATGGATGTCTACGTGAAATTGAATGACTGTCTTTATGTCATCGCTGAGAACACATCGAGGATAAACTTTAAAGATTCCGTGCTGAACACAGCAATACAAACTGCCATATCTATTGTTGGACACCGGCCCGATATGCTGCATTGCCTTCAAACGGTGTTCCTTAATGGATTCTGTAGCATCTTAACCGAAAACCCAAACACAGCTTATGTGGAAACTATCATTACCAGTTTAATATTAacatgtgaaacggcagaaaaACTCGGTTACATTAAAGCAATGAAGACCACATATCCCTATTTAAATCAATTCCTGAGGCTCTATTTAGAGTTCGTGATAACTAAcagtgaaaaaagaaaatggcggaCATTTTTCGGGGAAAATCTGCAACAATCTTCATTGAAATTAATGTCGTTTCTTTTGATGAAACTCAAATCTTGTGAACAGATTTTGAAGTGTGATAACTGCCCTGTTAAAAGCGGTTTACATGACGCGTTAAGACTCTCATTCCTTATAAAGAGTTTCATATCAATACCCGTAAAAGAAAACATGGATTTGTCGCAAATTCTGCCGCTCTACCACGCAATAATACTCACACAGTATGACATATTGCAAGACCTATGCAGTTTAGGATGCAGTAATTACGAAAAGTGTTATAGAAAGTTGCAATCAGATGTTCACAACACGTCTATCTTACTAAACAAGTCTCAGAACTTCGAATATTCTGTCAAACTATTTGAAATGTACTTGAAGAATGAAATCATTCATTTCAAAAATGAAAACGACATGAGAAACATTAGCAGAGCTATGTACAACAAAAGTATATGTGAACTGGATTCGAAGCAATTTGAAAGTGCATTGTTGGATGCCTATTTGAGCTTGATATTTGCCTATCCTGAAG GTTTGGAAACGGAAAAGTACATGAGTTTAGTGATGGATATAAAGGCGAAAGCGTTGAAGACGAAGGAAAAAGATGACCAAACTGACGACAATGGTCAATTTGATGATCTACAATTGATAACGTCATTGGACGTCTGCGCTATTGCGATCGAAGGGAAGAAATATGGGAATCTGAAACCGTTTTTCTGTAATCTGAAGTTTAG TGAAATATTGAAACACGAGTTTGAAATGTATGTCAGATTATGGCCATCCATAGTCCCTATAGCGGGTGTTTGGAAAACTCTGTACGACTTGTCGCAACACGATGTCCCGTGGTTGAACG CAAAGGACGAGAATATACGAGGCACTCTATATGAAATAGTTGTACGAACACCATCAGTAGTTAGAACTATACACAGCGATCATTACTCAGAAATTGTCAACGAATTACTGGAAAAAATTCAAGATGAACAT GATACATCGGCTGAATTGAAAGTAGTTCATGCGACATTGTTGTTCCTGAAGGCTGAATTCGACCTGGCCGAGGCGAGCCAGAAGCACGGGTGGAAGGTCACTGAACCG AGCTTGGACCCGGATAACCTGCAGCCTATCCGAACACTACCACAAGAGTTTGAAGCAACCAAACGCGCCATACAAGCCGTGGAAATGTGGATGGACATCGCAAACGACATACATACag TGGCAGTGTCGTTGCTTCTGGAACATTCGCTGAAAGTTGCTCAAGTGTTCGTGCAAGTACTGTTACATCTACACAGAATGTTATTTGGGCTACAGTTGGCGTACGTCTGTTGCGCTGTGGCTCAACATATTGGAGATAG agaaACGTACGTAAGGAACGCAAGCGCAATAATATACAACGCAAACAGACATACAGAGGAAGTGGCCATGTTAATAAGTTGTGGGAGTAATTATTGTCAGAAGTTGATGGAAAATGATACTACATTAGAAACCGCTCTAGTTTTCCTTGGCGATTGCGCT atatattacaataaaattggaTCAACAGGGCTGGCTGCCAAATTAACGCGAGCGCTTCAAGCTAAAATATTGCAGTATACTGAAAGATATCCCGACAAATCAT TGAATCTAGCGACCGGCCGTCTCCTAGAAGCTCAAGCGGGGTTGTATACACGAAACGGGCCGAGTACGTTATCTGCCGTCTTCGGAGTGCATCGACATTATCTGACTCTTACTAATAATg AAACTAAATGGACTACCCGTCGTCTCCGCTCCTCCACGTCTCGTATCTCCACCTCTATCGGTGGAGTGTGTTCGTCCCGTCTCTCTCGCCGCCTGCTACTGCCTCGTCGCGCCCGCGCAGCCGCGGGCGCCGCGTGGCCGGCCGCGGCTGCGCAAGCGCACGGCTGTATGCGCGCCGCCGTCACCGATGTGCATAACCTGCAGGATGCTCAG ATAAATATCGACAATCGACTCAAATTCATCCTAGGTCTGCCTTCATCCACCGACCAGCCACTCGCTCTTGAAACGACAACGAAATCCCACCTCCTGTCCACCCCCAAACAGGAACTAGAGACGATGTTGGAGAACCTTACCttcaaaaaaacccaaaccagCCCATCTTTGCCTTGTCTATCTATACCTGGGTTTAAAATCCCGGATTTCTTAAAGCATGAAAAGCACTGCTTATGTTATGCGTGTGACAACCCCTTCAGCTTCATCTTAGCTTCTCAAACTTCAGGATTGGAAGCATCGATGTACTTCAGGGCAAAAGAGTTCGAAATAGCTAAGAATTATTTCGAAGGAGCCTTTATGACTCTATCTTTGGCAGAGTCTAAGCTAAAATCCTTCAAAAATGGTAAAAAATTCGAAAAGTTCCTCGTCGATTTCGTTGATAAGGCATTGATTGATCAGTTTAGGGAAGTGGAGCTTGATGTATTGATCGAAGCGGCATTTTTTGAGTTGTCACAAAGCAACTATAAGAATTCAGACGAATATATCGTGAGGATACATGAAAACTTGCAAGAAAATCCAAATGTTAGTCCTTATATGAGAACTGAAGTTCTTAACCTGTTAGCTGCTTCGGCTAAACTAAGAAACACAGTCGACAAAAGACCCATAGACGAGTTAGAAGCAGAATTGGAAAACCTAAAATTGTCTCCGACTAGAACCGCTGAACCGCCAAAAACCCCAGAAACTAAAGCAGAAAAGCCGCCAAAACTCTCCAAAATCAAAGTCAAAGACGAAGAAGTGCCAAATACGAAACGCAGAGTCATAAAACTCAATTTGGACGACACTAATTCTGACGAGAAAGAAACTGTTAAAACTAAACGCGTATCAAAAAGAAACGAATTCAAAATACCTGTTCCTGTTACTAGTAAGCCTGTACTGGAAAGTATAACGCCTATTCCTAGACGTAGAAAACCAGATCTACTCGTAACTCAACCATCTTTAGACCTGCCTGGCTCGTCAATTTTAGACTTCGCTACCCCAAAACCGAAAACTGGAAACCACACGGAGTTCTTTACGCCAATGGATACCCCAGAACAGTTTTTCACCCCAATGTCTACgttaaaaacttatacaaagaGAACTCTACGCCAAGGGATCGTTAAGAATTTGGAAACTGAATTTGCCACACCAAAATCTGAGGCGAAAAAACAGTCAGAAAACACTTTTGACCAactaaaaactcaaaaagtacCAACCAAGGAGACTGAGAAAGAAAATTCTGAAAAGTCCAATTCGGAAATAGCAAAAGTCAAAGCGAAAGTGGAGTCAGGCTCAGTGAAGTCTTTAAAAGATAAAAGGACGCTAAAACGGGCAACCAGCCCTGGCAAACTTGATAAGGTTGACAGAAAACCAACCAGATCCAGCAGGTTGCGTCAACCAGCGAAATTTAATCTCGATGATAATGAAAAGAAATGA
- the LOC126378906 gene encoding putative Dol-P-Glc:Glc(2)Man(9)GlcNAc(2)-PP-Dol alpha-1,2-glucosyltransferase codes for MMQNSTVYKLLLVITGATYFIASKYLFNSVYDAIDVVIDELFHIPQGLAFCNRNFTYWDPKITTLPGLYLISTAFLGSYFECNTYNLRFINLIASTINFLLFASILKFVYGNSPLKTVLQALNFAILPPLYFFAHVYYTDTLSLMFLLAFSRLCFTNNYKLPIIILGYLSVLMRQTNIVWIAMVLGHKVLDIFIKSSRVFGNNQLTNMSLRKDSMIAKDVDNSKLKRYYGITDVYIALKYHVTTCFTTFFHYLTFNDWLIIFMHSTVLISFVAFVYVNGSIVVGDKQAHQATIHIPQIFYFLIFYGVFGLPCVLNKFSSTFKLMFSNKVKIILLTALFAAIVHYNTIVHPYLLADNRHYTFYIWNRWFGKYDFAIYASVPVYIFLLVNLYANLKNQNCISFLLPYSVCLFVSLCLQKMIEVRYFLIPYIILRLRFARPSLSMILLEFVWYICINIATFHLFFNKEIMWNDFEEPQRLIW; via the coding sequence ATGATGCAGAATTCCACAGTTTATAAGCTTTTGCTGGTCATCACAGGCGCGACATACTTCATTGCGTCGAAATATCTATTCAACAGCGTATATGATGCTATCGATGTGGTCATAGATGAGTTATTTCACATACCCCAAGGTTTAGCATTTTGCAACAGAAATTTTACCTACTGGGACCCGAAAATAACCACATTACCAGGGCTGTACCTCATATCCACAGCCTTCCTGGGATCTTACTTTGAATGCAACACCTATAATTTAAGATTTATCAACTTAATTGCATCGACAATCAATTTCTTATTGTTTgcgtcaatattaaaatttgtataTGGCAACTCTCCATTGAAGACCGTGTTGCAAGCCCTAAATTTTGCTATCTTACCTCCTCTTTACTTCTTCGCTCATGTTTATTACACAGATACTTTGTCTTTAATGTTCCTTTTGGCATTTTCTAGATTATGTTTTACGAATAACTATAAACTGCCAATTATAATTTTAGGTTATTTAAGTGTGTTAATGAGACAAACAAACATAGTCTGGATTGCTATGGTCTTAGGCCATAAAGTGCTAGATATTTTCATTAAAAGCTCAAGGGTTTTCGGTAACAATCAGCTCACGAATATGTCTTTAAGGAAAGATTCAATGATTGCTAAAGATGTGGATAATTCTAAGTTAAAACGGTACTACGGCATAACAGATGTGTATATCGCCTTAAAATATCATGTAACGACTTGCTTCACCACCTTTTTCCATTATTTAACTTTTAACGATTGGTTGATCATATTTATGCATTCAACAGTACTCATTTCTTTCGTTGCCTTTGTATATGTGAACGGCTCAATCGTTGTAGGAGACAAGCAAGCTCACCAGGCAACGATACATATACCACAAATATTTTACTTCTTAATATTCTACGGAGTATTCGGTTTACCGTGTGTTTTGAACAAATTTTCATCGACTTTCAAACTAATGTTCTCTAATaaagttaaaattattttgctTACAGCGTTATTTGCAGCTATAGTACATTATAACACAATCGTTCATCCTTATTTGTTGGCAGATAACCGtcattatacattttatatttggaACCGTTGGTTTGGGAAATATGACTTCGCTATTTATGCATCTGTACCGGTTTATATTTTCTTGCTAGTGAACTTATACGCTAATTTGAAAAATCAGAATTGTATATCGTTCCTGTTACCGTATtctgtatgtttgtttgtctcTCTTTGTCTCCAGAAAATGATAGAAGTAAGATATTTCTTGAtaccatacatcattttgagaTTACGGTTTGCCAGACCGTCTTTGTCGATGATTCTGTTGGAGTTTGTTTGGTATATTTGCATTAACATTGCTACGTTCCACTTGTTTTTCAATAAAGAGATCATGTGGAATGATTTTGAGGAACCGCAGAGGTTAATATGGTGA